The following proteins are co-located in the Toxotes jaculatrix isolate fToxJac2 chromosome 9, fToxJac2.pri, whole genome shotgun sequence genome:
- the aamdc gene encoding mth938 domain-containing protein yields MTMSSPEIASLSWGHMKVKGCSSSYKDCKVWPGGSRAWDWRETGTDHYPGVQPADVEEVLKKGIDLLVIGRGMSEALQVPSSTLDFVKQKGVDVRVLQTEKAVAEYNRLAVQGAKVGGVFHSTC; encoded by the exons ATGACCATGTCCTCCCCAGAGATCGCCTCTCTCTCCTGGGGCCACATGAAGGTGAAGGGATGCTCCTCCAGCTACAAGGACTGTAAAGTCTGGCCTGGAGGCAGCCGGGCCTGGGACTGGAGAGAGACTGGGACTGAT CATTACCCAGGAGTACAACCTGCTGATGTGGAGGAGGTGCTGAAGAAGGGAATAGACTTGCTGGTGATCGGTAGAGGCATGAGTGAAGCGCTGCAG GTTCCCTCCTCCACTCTGGACTTTGTGAAGCAGAAAGGTGTGGACGTCAGAGTCCTGCAGACGGAGAAGGCCGTCGCTGAATACAACAGGCTGGCTGTCCAGGGCGCCAAGGTGGGCGGGGTCTTCCACTCCACTTGTTAA
- the ech1 gene encoding delta(3,5)-Delta(2,4)-dienoyl-CoA isomerase, mitochondrial, translating to MFSAIVRSTLTKYKGLWLPSQSMVRAMSSSGGPTSPYTTLAISHPAESVTHVELHRPEKLNAMNTAFWSEMVDCFNEIAGDPDCRVVVVSGAGKIFTAGIDLMDMAGDVLQPEGDDTARISWNLREKITKYQETFSVIEKCPKPVVAAVHGACIGGGVDLITACDIRLCTQEAWFQVKEVDVGLAADVGTLQRLPKVIGSRSLVNDLALTARKMYADEAKSSGLVSRVFADKEAMMAGALEMAGEIAGRSPVAVQGTKINLIYSRDHSVAEGLSYMATWNMSMLQTQDLMKSAQAAMEKKSPKTVAFSKL from the exons ATGTTTTCCGCCATTGTCAGGTCAACTCTCACGAAAT ACAAGGGGTTGTGGCTTCCCAGTCAGTCTATGGTCAGAGCCATGTCATCGTCAGGCGGTCCCACCTCTCCTTACACCACCCTGGCCATCAGCCACCCAGCAGAGTCCGTCACACATGTGGAGCTTCACCGCCCTGAGAAACTCAACGCCATGAACACAGCTTTCTGGAG TGAGATGGTGGATTGTTTTAATGAGATTGCTGGAGACCCAGACTGCAGAGTGGTGGTGGTTTCTGGGGCAGGGAAGATCTTCACAGCTG GTATCGACCTGATGGACATGGCCGGCGACGTACTTCAGCCAGAGGGCGACGACACGGCCAGAATTTCCTGGAACCTCAGAGAGAAGATCACCAAGTATCAAGAGACATTCTCCGTCATAGAGAAG TGTCCAAAGCCTGTTGTGGCGGCCGTCCACGGAGCCTGTATTGGAGGAG GTGTGGATCTGATCACAGCCTGTGACATCCGCCTGTGCACCCAGGAAGCCTGGTTCCAGGTAAAG GAAGTTGATGTTGGACTTGCAGCAGACGTCGGGACCCTCCAGAGACTCCCGAAAGTCATCGGCAGCCGCAG CCTAGTGAACGACTTGGCTCTGACCGCCAGGAAGATGTATGCAGATGAAGCCAAGAGCAGTGGACTGGTCAG CCGAGTGTTTGCAGATAAGGAGGCCATGATGGCTGGAGCTCTGGAGATGGCCGGGGAGATCGCTGGTCGCAGCCCTGTGGCTGTGCAGGGCACCAAGATCAACCTCATCTATTCCAGAGACCACAGTGTGGCAGAGGGACTGAGCTACATG GCCACGTGGAACATGAGCATGCTTCAGACTCAGGATTTGATGAAATCAGCTCAGGCTGCCATGGAGAAGAAAAGTCCCAAGACTGTGGCTTTCTCCAAACTCTAA